One segment of Carya illinoinensis cultivar Pawnee chromosome 1, C.illinoinensisPawnee_v1, whole genome shotgun sequence DNA contains the following:
- the LOC122301746 gene encoding delta-like protein C yields MYIGIELLQIVTLSLFLGSFTVNSLTCEDSRCKTGICNNTGACICNFPNPSTILDGDRTFLGGKFCEEEMTMCDGTNSFWCENGGSCEEIVQGENYTCKCLPGFTGEHCEHPGAPCGQIFCFHEAECLVEAEGDVCQCPPDWKGSTDCSLRTKTLTDNSTDSKAPRFPGEKISSNSTNWTVVVLAISCSAGAVAGAAIYAKKLSIKKDIQKARFQQLSQMQTRAILDDDDDDENDSIGPDVTYNDRSHL; encoded by the exons ATGTACATTGGAATAGAACTTCTGCAGATCGTTACACTCTCACTGTTTCTTGGATCATTCACTGTGAATTCATTGACATGCGAGGACAGTCGATGCAAAACCGGGATATGCAACAATACTGGAGCTTGCATCTGCAATTTTCCGAATCCTTCCACCATATTAGACGGTGACCGTACCTTCCTCGG GGGAAAGTTTTGTGAGGAGGAAATGACAATGTGTGATGGGACGAACTCATTTTGGTGTGAAAATGGTGGGAGTTGCGAGGAAATTGTGCAGGGTGAGAATTATACCTGCAAATGTCTTCCCGGGTTTACTGGAGAGCATTGTGAGCATCCTGGGGCACCTTGTGGTCAGATTTTCTGTTTTCATGAGGCTGAATGCTTGGTTGAAGCAGAAGGTGATGTTTGCCAGTGCCCTCCTGATTGGAAAGGAAGTACTGATTGCTCTCTCCGTACCAAAACCCTAACAG ATAATTCTACAGATTCGAAAGCACCCAGATTTCCAGGGGAAAAGATCAGCAGCAATAGTACAAAT tGGACGGTGGTGGTGTTGGCCATTTCATGTTCAGCAGGAGCAGTTGCAGGGGCTGCTATTTATGCAAAGAAATTAAGCATTAAGAAAGACATACAGAAAGCAAGATTCCAGCAACTATCACAAATGCAGACTCGAGCCATattggatgatgatgatgatgatgagaatGATTCAATTGGCCCTGATGTAACTTACAATGATCGTTCACACCTTTAA